In Vitis vinifera cultivar Pinot Noir 40024 chromosome 11, ASM3070453v1, a genomic segment contains:
- the LOC100247834 gene encoding probable 1-deoxy-D-xylulose-5-phosphate synthase 2, chloroplastic isoform X1, translating to MASCGVLRTCFCPTLSSQDRTPSLSRLTATTATSRPNSKPKSNSVMITAAQDNNLSEDKNTMVGSEQQARRNPRFTRSLNFSGEKPSTPVLDTINYPIHTKNLSIGELETLAAELREEIVYTVSKTGGHLSSSLGVAELTIALHHVFNTPDDRIIWDVGHQAYAHKILTGRRSRMHTIRQTCGLAGFPKRDESIYDAFGAGHSSTSISAGLGMAVGRDLLGKNNHVISVIGDGAMTAGQAYEAMNNAGYLDSNLIIILNDNGQVSLPTATVDGPAPPVGALSKALTNLQSSRKFRQLREAAKGFTKQVGGQAHEIAAKVDEYMRGMVGGSNACLFEELGLYYIGPVDGHNVEDLVHILKKVRAMPAPGPVLVHVITEKGKGYAPAEVAADKMHGVVKFDAMSGKQLKTKSKTRSYTQYFAESLIAEAERDENIIAIHAAMGGGTGLNLFQKHFPDRCFDVGIAEQHAVTFAAGLATEGLKPFCAIYSSFLQRGFDQVAHDVDLQKLPVRFAMDRAGLVGADGPTHCGAFDTTFMACLPNMVVMAPSCESELMHMVATAAAIDDRPSCFRYPRGNGIGSILPQNNKGTPLEIGKGRVLKEGSRVAILGYGTVVQNCLAASKLLQVLGVSTTVADARFCKPLDGDLIRQLAQEHEVLITVEEGSIGGFSSHVSHFLGLNGLLDGTLKWRPMMLPDRYINHGSQTEQVEEAGLSSRHIAATVLSLIGENKDSLHLLKL from the exons ATGGCTTCTTGTGGTGTTTTGAGGACTTGTTTCTGCCCAACTCTCTCTTCTCAAGACAGGACGCCTTCTCTCAGCCGGCTCACTGCAACTACTGCTACTTCTCGTCCAAACAGCAAGCCAAAg TCCAATAGTGTCATGATCACTGCTGCCCAGGACAACAATTTAAGTGAGGACAAGAACACAATGGTCGGGAGTGAACAGCAAGCAAGAAGGAATCCAAGGTTCACAAGATCCCTCAATTTCTCTGGGGAAAAACCTTCAACTCCAGTCCTAGATACCATAAACTATCCAATTCATACGAAGAATCTCTCCATTGGG GAGCTTGAGACGTTGGCTGCTGAACTGAGGGAGGAGATTGTTTATACAGTGTCAAAAACTGGTGGGCATTTAAGCTCAAGCTTAGGAGTGGCTGAGCTAACCATTGCACTTCACCATGTGTTCAACACGCCCGATGATAGAATAATTTGGGATGTGGGGCATCAG GCATATGCGCATAAGATTTTGACCGGAAGGAGATCAAGAATGCACACAATCCGGCAGACTTGTGGGCTTGCTGGCTTCCCCAAGAGGGATGAAAGTATATACGATGCCTTTGGAGCTGGCCATAGTTCTACTAGCATTTCAGCTGGCTTAG GGATGGCAGTTGGTAGAGACTTGTTAGGGAAGAACAATCATGTGATTTCAGTGATCGGGGATGGAGCCATGACAGCAGGACAGGCATATGAGGCAATGAACAATGCAGGTTATCTTGATTCAAACCTTATCATAATCTTGAACGACAATGGGCAAGTTTCTCTACCCACCGCCACTGTTGATGGCCCTGCTCCTCCTGTTGGAGCTCTAAGCAAAGCCCTAACGAATCTACAATCAAGTAGAAAGTTTCGTCAGCTCCGGGAAGCTGCAAAA GGTTTTACTAAGCAAGTGGGAGGCCAGGCACATGAAATTGCCGCCAAAGTGGATGAATATATGAGAGGAATGGTGGGTGGCTCTAATGCTTGCCTCTTTGAAGAACTTGGACTCTACTATATTGGCCCAGTGGATGGCCATAATGTGGAAGACCTTGTTCATATCTTGAAGAAGGTTCGGGCTATGCCAGCACCAGGACCTGTTCTTGTCCATGTTATCACTGAGAAAGGAAAAGGGTATGCTCCCGCTGAAGTTGCCGCCGATAAAATGCATG GTGTTGTAAAATTTGATGCCATGTCCGGGAAGCAGTTGAAGACCAAATCGAAAACTCGTTCCTACACCCAATACTTTGCAGAGTCTTTAATTGCAGAAGCAGAGAGAGATGAAAACATTATAGCAATCCATGCTGCTATGGGGGGAGGCACTGGACTTAATTTATTCCAGAAACACTTCCCTGATAGATGCTTTGATGTTGGGATTGCAGAGCAACATGCTGTTACCTTTGCTGCTGGTCTAGCTACTGAAGGCCTCAAGCCCTTTTGTGCTATTTACTCTTCTTTTCTGCAGAGAGGTTTCGATCAG GTGGCGCATGATGTAGATCTTCAAAAGCTTCCAGTGAGATTTGCAATGGACAGGGCTGGCCTTGTAGGTGCGGATGGACCAACCCATTGCGGGGCCTTTGACACTACTTTCATGGCTTGTTTACCTAATATGGTGGTCATGGCTCCTTCCTGTGAAAGTGAGCTCATGCATATGGTAGCCACTGCTGCAGCCATTGATGACAGGCCCAGCTGCTTTAGATACCCCAGAGGAAATGGCATAGGTTCCATTCTTCCACAGAATAACAAAGGGACCCCCTTAGAG ATTGGTAAGGGAAGGGTGCTAAAGGAAGGAAGCAGAGTGGCAATTCTGGGCTACGGAACTGTAGTACAAAACTGTTTAGCGGCGAGTAAGCTTCTCCAGGTCCTTGGAGTCTCCACGACTGTGGCGGACGCACGATTCTGCAAGCCTCTTGATGGAGATTTGATCAGACAACTGGCTCAAGAGCATGAGGTCCTCATTACTGTTGAAGAAGGATCTATTGGAGGATTCAGCTCTCATGTCTCCCATTTCTTGGGATTGAATGGATTACTCGACGGAACACTTAAG TGGAGGCCTATGATGCTCCCGGACCGATACATCAACCATGGATCTCAGACAGAGCAGGTTGAAGAGGCTGGGCTCAGTTCAAGGCATATTGCTGCCACAGTTCTCTCATTGATAGGTGAAAACAAGGATAGCCTTCACCTCCTCAAACTATAG
- the LOC132254630 gene encoding uncharacterized protein LOC132254630, producing MAMWVELSRDSDEALITGGKNYCGSLLSRSERDGLAVVRNPKRPIGAWIHYYNDQLAMMKEKDKGVKINDDLYNTCIKLSLIDVEFIMGLRARGFKIGMNKDVGHKNDLCKKYCDKKGRLPLVMLENQIREDKEGGNDFKVRFVLFVLGALLCPTMKLFVNRSFLHLVEDIDSIKKMNWAEFVLSYLVHGIEEFKKKQQSGVCGCLLFLMLFYHEHISFEEKFLPLYTRHSPRITAWGDDEVLDRKRRLKKLGGYANEDLKIWVIENEIRDCVDGNATTMASENEDDEKFVSNLNKDVIKRVDGGKLMEMDKTFQQLKTHILDMAYGASSSSCDKILAKFEENYTQVKGLFLRSSGKPLRMHEEGTKNDILSCERSLEDTNNMNVNEHYLHTLSNDKLCTEDLNEKNEDACATSIEVHIIPDENENILPLPIKRSTRDYGKEPLRALCGYPNHVMKTRSSRERKPSKFKVSPFVQKSRKMVKREASESIPMSIREDVVDTQSFNVLQSLVADYVFNKALSKRFVASRTFIDVLLQFLPSYASNLLKFG from the exons ATGGCAATGTGGGTTGAGCTTTCTAGAGATTCTGATGAGGCACTTATCACGGGAGGTAAAAACTATTGCGGTTCTCTCCTCTCAAG gagTGAACGTGATGGACTTGCAGTTGTTAGAAATCCAAAGAGGCCTATCGGCGCTTGGATACATTACTA tAATGATCAATTAGCcatgatgaaagagaaggaTAAAGGAGTcaagataaatgatgat TTGTATAATACTTGTATCAAATTATCCCTCAttgatgttgaatttattatgggaTTGAGGGCAAGAGGGTTCAAGATTGGCATGAACAAAGATGTTGGTCATAAGaatgatttatgtaaaaaatattgtgataaaaaaggGCGATTGCCATTAGTgatgttagaaaatcaaattagggaGGATAAAGAGGGAGGAAACGATTTTAAAGttcgttttgtattatttgtgttgGGTGCATTATTGTGCCCAACAATGAAGCTTTTTGTGAATCGCTCTTTCTTACATCTTGTGGAAGACAtcgattcaataaagaagatgaattggGCAGAATTTGTGTTGTCCTATCTTGTGCACGGGATTGAAGAGTTTaagaagaaacaacaaagtggggtttgcggttgcttattgtttttaatg TTATTCTACCACGAGCATATATCCTTTGAAGAGAAATTCCTACCGCTATATACTCGACATTCTCCTCGGATTACTGCTTGGGGAGATGATGAAGTATTGGACAGGAAACGAAGATTGAAAAAACTTGGTGGATATGCAAATGAGGAT CTCAAAATATGGGTGATAGAAAATGAGATAAGGGATTGTGTTGATGGAAATGCAACGACAATGGCGAGTGAGAATGAGGACGATGAGAAATTTGTATCCAATCTAAACAAAGATGTTATTAAACGA GTTGATGGTGGGAAGTTAATGGAGATGGATAAAACCTTTCAACAATTAAAGACACATATACTTGATATGGCTTATGGTGCAAGTAGTAGTAGTTGTGATAAAATTTTGGCTAAATTTGAGGAGAATTATACTCAAGTGAAAGGTCTCTTCCTTAGGTCAAGCGGAAAACCTTTGAGAATGCACGAGGAAGGAACGAAGAATGACATCCTCTCATGCGAGAGAAGTTTGGAAGATACGAACAATATGAATGTGAATGAACATTATCTTCACACTTTGTCAAATGACAAGTTATGCACCGAGGACTTGAATGAaaagaatgaagatgcatgTGCTACATCAATTGAAGTGCATATCATTCCAGACgaaaatgaaaatatcttaCCACTTCCAATCAAAAGGAGTACAAGAGATTATGGAAAG GAACCATTACGAGCACTATGTGGTTATCCTAATCATGTCATGAAAACACGTTCATCAAGGGAGAGGAAACCAAGTAAATTCAAGGTCTCCCCGTTTGTACAGAAATCAAGGAAGATGGTAAAACGTGAAGCATCAGAG TCAATCCCCATGTCCATTCGTGAAGACGTGGTGGATACTCAATCATTCAATGTACTTCAATCTCTTGTCGCtgattatgttttcaataaagcGTTGTCAAAAAGGTTTGTCGCGTCTAGAACATTCATAGATGTGTTGTTACAATTTTTGCCTTCATATGCTTCCAATTTACTGAAGTTTGGTtga